A genomic window from Cytobacillus suaedae includes:
- a CDS encoding disulfide bond formation protein B, translating into MYINESDNKKKENLLFLSFAASLIATLGSLYFSEIQKYIPCELCWYQRIFMYPLVFLLGMAVVKKDYAVARYSFVLSTIGGVIALYHYLIQKVSFLGENSISCGIVPCTGQYINWLGFITIPFLALIAFIIISISSFMIMRKRK; encoded by the coding sequence ATGTATATTAATGAATCAGACAATAAAAAAAAGGAAAATCTTCTTTTCCTCTCGTTTGCAGCTTCTCTCATTGCAACACTCGGTAGTCTTTACTTTTCAGAGATTCAAAAGTACATTCCATGTGAGCTTTGTTGGTATCAACGTATTTTTATGTACCCACTCGTTTTTCTATTAGGGATGGCTGTTGTAAAAAAAGACTATGCAGTTGCGAGATATAGCTTTGTTCTCTCAACCATTGGTGGGGTTATTGCACTCTATCACTATTTAATCCAGAAGGTTAGTTTTTTGGGAGAGAATTCGATTTCATGTGGGATTGTCCCATGTACCGGCCAATATATTAACTGGTTAGGGTTTATCACCATTCCATTTCTTGCATTAATCGCATTTATTATTATTTCAATCTCAAGCTTTATGATTATGAGAAAAAGAAAGTAG
- a CDS encoding YhcU family protein: protein MKVVYAATPEQETHIEELVEYIYGEIFPRYFTDEEIVKLESLNVLVHNDDNYNGTLKEAFQLISSLQALIAVVETVKEEEILLSHREIFEKNVKTLDEFGYSFPFNIEQFRAQKDELSISKFAKPTNLYLA, encoded by the coding sequence GTGAAAGTGGTATATGCAGCAACTCCTGAGCAGGAAACGCATATCGAAGAGCTAGTCGAATACATTTACGGTGAGATCTTTCCACGATACTTTACAGATGAAGAAATTGTAAAGTTAGAAAGCCTGAATGTATTAGTTCATAACGATGACAATTACAATGGAACTTTGAAGGAAGCGTTTCAACTTATTTCAAGTTTACAAGCATTAATTGCAGTAGTAGAAACAGTAAAAGAAGAGGAGATTTTACTTAGCCATCGTGAAATCTTTGAGAAAAACGTAAAAACACTAGATGAATTTGGCTATTCTTTTCCTTTTAACATTGAGCAGTTCCGTGCTCAAAAGGATGAATTATCAATCAGTAAGTTTGCGAAGCCTACTAACTTGTATCTAGCTTAA
- a CDS encoding SurA N-terminal domain-containing protein, which translates to MIKHQKIVMLLTSILLVLGLVGCVATGQESKDKSKEDGVVAVVNDENITQQEFDESLEQIKMTYAQRGMNVEDLEEAQVKEMEQQVVNQLVNTKLLLQAAEKNNINATEEEVEQSLVQIKGQFENDEEFNSALEANNLTIAQLEKQIADELKINQYITENTAEVTVKEEEIVAMYDQYKEQSEEVPAYEEVKAQLEQQIQQQKNQEEVGKLVQKLREDSEIEVLI; encoded by the coding sequence ATGATCAAACATCAAAAAATAGTGATGCTACTTACGAGTATTTTACTCGTATTAGGCTTAGTTGGCTGTGTGGCAACTGGACAAGAATCTAAGGACAAGAGCAAAGAGGATGGAGTAGTTGCAGTTGTGAATGATGAAAATATTACACAACAAGAATTTGACGAATCCTTAGAGCAAATTAAAATGACATATGCACAACGAGGAATGAATGTTGAGGATCTAGAAGAGGCTCAAGTAAAAGAAATGGAACAACAAGTGGTAAACCAACTTGTGAACACAAAGCTATTACTTCAGGCTGCAGAAAAGAATAACATTAATGCAACAGAAGAAGAGGTAGAGCAAAGCTTAGTTCAGATTAAGGGCCAATTCGAAAACGACGAAGAATTCAATAGTGCTCTTGAAGCGAATAATCTTACTATAGCTCAATTAGAGAAACAGATCGCGGATGAACTTAAAATTAACCAATATATAACAGAGAATACAGCAGAAGTTACGGTGAAAGAAGAAGAAATCGTGGCAATGTATGACCAATACAAAGAGCAAAGCGAAGAAGTGCCAGCTTATGAAGAGGTAAAAGCACAGCTAGAACAACAAATTCAACAACAGAAAAACCAAGAAGAAGTTGGAAAACTCGTTCAAAAGCTAAGAGAAGATAGTGAAATTGAAGTTTTAATATAA
- a CDS encoding LTA synthase family protein translates to MKRLFAKVPLIWLSILLLTLKTYIVTKLVFELDIDSFSQELILGLSALCSSVILLGLALFGKKQHQFIKIMLLYSFATIILYINVLYYRFFNDFITIPVLFQSKNLSDLWTSLVELNSLFDLFIFLDIVILIMLYMSKHERVEMTINKKKFMVVTLVLIFISLAFAHTERPELLTRSFDRKLLVKNLGVYAYQGYDFLLYSNTKRRIAFADSDKLTEIVNYVNANKEKPNEDLFGKAKGKNLFLISLESTQDFVVNREIDGKEITPFLNQLIKEKGSYYFSNFYHQTGQGKTSDSEFIVENSLYGLPRGAVFFSNPQNKYHSLTNYLKDEKGYYTAVFHANNKSFWNRDVMYESIGYDRFFSDLDYWITEENSIGWGLKDDHFFTQSIPHLKELPQPFMAKFITLTNHFPFSLSQQDEIIPEWNSKDGTVNRYFTTVSYQDAALQKFFEQLKAAGLYENSIFVLYGDHYGISDNHNTAMRQFLNTAITPYEYIELQKVPLIFHFPKSHDTKTITSVAGQIDLKPTILNLMGISEKTDIQFGSDLFSEEKNDNVIMRDGSVVTNTYIATGNKCYLKNTGQEIPSSECMPLLLKAKKELSYSDRVIYGDLLKFLPSYYEGTNK, encoded by the coding sequence ATGAAAAGGTTATTCGCTAAAGTGCCGTTGATATGGCTCTCAATTTTATTATTAACGTTAAAAACTTACATAGTGACCAAACTGGTTTTTGAATTAGATATTGATTCCTTTTCACAAGAATTGATTCTAGGATTAAGCGCACTTTGCTCAAGTGTTATATTGCTTGGCTTAGCATTGTTTGGAAAAAAGCAGCACCAATTTATAAAAATAATGCTTCTCTATAGTTTTGCAACCATTATTCTTTATATAAATGTACTGTATTATCGCTTTTTCAATGACTTTATAACTATACCTGTGTTATTTCAATCAAAAAATTTGAGTGATTTATGGACGAGTTTAGTTGAACTTAACAGTCTATTTGATTTATTCATCTTTTTAGATATCGTAATCCTAATTATGCTTTATATGAGTAAGCATGAAAGGGTAGAAATGACGATTAATAAAAAGAAGTTTATGGTTGTAACACTCGTCTTGATATTTATAAGTCTAGCCTTTGCCCATACGGAAAGACCTGAGCTCTTAACAAGATCATTTGACCGTAAGTTATTGGTGAAAAATCTTGGGGTGTATGCGTACCAAGGTTATGACTTCTTACTTTATTCCAATACAAAACGACGAATTGCTTTTGCTGATAGTGATAAGCTTACGGAAATTGTGAATTATGTTAATGCAAATAAGGAAAAACCAAATGAAGATTTGTTTGGAAAAGCAAAGGGGAAGAATTTATTCCTAATTTCACTAGAATCAACTCAGGATTTTGTAGTTAATCGGGAGATAGACGGAAAGGAAATTACACCTTTTCTTAACCAGTTAATTAAAGAAAAGGGGAGTTACTATTTTTCAAACTTTTATCATCAGACTGGTCAAGGTAAAACATCTGATTCAGAGTTTATCGTCGAAAATTCTCTCTATGGTTTACCAAGAGGAGCCGTATTCTTTTCCAATCCTCAAAATAAATATCATTCCTTAACAAATTATCTGAAGGATGAAAAAGGCTATTATACTGCAGTATTCCATGCGAATAATAAAAGCTTTTGGAACCGAGATGTAATGTATGAATCAATTGGCTATGATCGATTCTTTTCTGACTTGGATTATTGGATAACAGAGGAAAATTCAATCGGTTGGGGATTGAAGGATGACCATTTCTTCACTCAGTCAATCCCTCATTTAAAAGAATTACCACAACCCTTTATGGCTAAATTCATCACGTTGACAAATCATTTTCCATTTTCATTAAGCCAACAGGATGAGATTATTCCTGAGTGGAATTCAAAGGATGGAACGGTGAACAGGTACTTTACAACCGTAAGCTATCAAGACGCAGCACTACAAAAATTCTTTGAACAATTAAAGGCAGCGGGTCTTTATGAAAACTCAATCTTTGTGCTTTACGGTGATCATTATGGAATATCAGACAATCACAATACAGCGATGAGACAATTTTTAAATACAGCCATTACTCCATATGAGTACATTGAATTGCAGAAGGTACCTTTGATTTTTCATTTTCCGAAAAGTCATGATACAAAAACCATTACTTCTGTTGCTGGTCAAATTGATTTAAAACCTACGATATTAAACTTAATGGGTATTTCTGAGAAAACGGATATTCAATTTGGTTCAGATCTCTTCTCTGAAGAGAAAAATGACAATGTAATCATGCGTGATGGAAGTGTGGTAACAAATACATATATCGCCACAGGTAACAAATGCTATCTGAAAAATACGGGACAAGAAATCCCCTCATCAGAATGCATGCCACTTCTCTTAAAAGCTAAAAAAGAGCTGAGCTATTCTGATCGAGTGATATATGGGGATTTGTTGAAGTTCTTACCTAGCTACTATGAAGGTACTAATAAGTAG
- a CDS encoding thioredoxin family protein has product MKKIIIFTSIIVVLFGALALVTSLQNKQKAEGNPLNKSSLHPETVKQLEDPNYQNIILPEELDQRIADGATMTVYFYSPTCPACVETSPLVVPLAEEMNIDLPMFNLLEFEDGWNDYGIESTPTIIHYVDGKEVDRIVGYQEEPTFRSWFEETVK; this is encoded by the coding sequence TTGAAAAAAATCATTATCTTTACTTCAATTATCGTTGTATTATTTGGAGCATTAGCATTAGTTACATCTCTACAAAATAAACAAAAAGCTGAAGGAAATCCCCTTAATAAATCATCCCTTCATCCTGAAACGGTCAAGCAGCTTGAGGATCCAAATTACCAAAATATCATTCTACCTGAGGAATTAGATCAAAGGATAGCTGATGGGGCGACAATGACTGTTTATTTCTACAGCCCAACTTGCCCAGCTTGTGTAGAAACATCTCCTCTTGTCGTACCTCTAGCTGAAGAAATGAATATTGACCTACCAATGTTCAACTTATTAGAGTTTGAAGACGGCTGGAATGATTACGGAATCGAATCTACACCAACCATTATCCACTATGTTGATGGCAAAGAAGTTGACAGAATTGTAGGTTATCAGGAAGAACCTACGTTTAGAAGTTGGTTTGAAGAAACAGTGAAGTAA
- a CDS encoding HAD family hydrolase has product MNVRAVFIDMDGTLLTDSNNISRRNLEAIYRLVNQGVKVFLATGRHYEVTAPYHREIGLRTPMICLNGAAIHDALTGKPIQFRPIRLNEERFHQLTAESPCNVIIHTANGLYCKEVNEEIDYWTKVGKISPRYIGNLRQANYQDVLKYSVRTGSPSPELSSLFKQEAEVIDWNDGFELIAPNVSKWSAIKSLLRAYRISPNEAVAFGDGPNDIEMLRHVGTGVAMGNANKDVKATADFVTSHHQNDGLAEFIERYLITPYESYAL; this is encoded by the coding sequence ATGAATGTGCGTGCAGTATTTATTGATATGGATGGTACATTACTAACAGATTCAAACAACATTTCTCGCCGCAATCTGGAAGCCATTTATAGGCTTGTAAATCAGGGAGTCAAGGTTTTTCTAGCCACTGGTAGACACTATGAAGTGACCGCTCCATACCATAGAGAAATTGGATTACGAACTCCAATGATCTGCTTAAATGGTGCCGCTATTCATGATGCCTTGACTGGAAAACCTATACAATTTAGACCTATCAGATTAAACGAAGAGCGATTTCATCAGTTGACTGCTGAAAGTCCTTGTAATGTTATCATTCATACGGCAAATGGCCTTTATTGTAAGGAAGTAAATGAAGAAATCGATTATTGGACAAAAGTTGGGAAGATTTCACCACGATATATCGGAAACTTAAGACAGGCTAATTATCAAGATGTGCTTAAATATAGTGTTCGAACAGGTTCACCTAGTCCTGAGTTATCCTCTTTATTTAAACAAGAAGCAGAAGTGATCGATTGGAATGACGGTTTTGAGTTGATTGCTCCTAATGTTTCTAAATGGTCTGCTATAAAAAGCTTACTTCGAGCATATCGAATTAGCCCTAATGAAGCAGTAGCCTTTGGAGACGGACCAAACGATATCGAGATGCTTCGTCATGTTGGTACTGGTGTAGCGATGGGGAACGCAAATAAAGATGTTAAAGCAACAGCTGATTTTGTAACTAGTCATCACCAAAATGATGGATTAGCTGAGTTTATTGAGCGTTATCTTATTACACCATATGAGTCATATGCCCTGTAA
- a CDS encoding spore coat protein: MEKEHGAHELLKLHEVIQKLKDGLNLYNLYSPQIKNEDFARLVEYQQHFIKSEWKMFLDELCSPTANVCTYGMYTIFEPTYGYKSISLESDTKFSEQEVASSLLAQCKSTALVKLSAALECANPDLRQLMVQSSNNSVHQAYDIWRFMNVVGYYQVPVFTEETTEAIIQSLKNIEP; encoded by the coding sequence GTGGAAAAAGAACATGGTGCGCATGAGTTATTAAAATTACATGAGGTTATCCAAAAGCTAAAGGACGGACTGAACCTATATAACCTATACTCTCCCCAGATTAAGAATGAAGACTTTGCTCGTTTAGTAGAGTATCAACAACATTTTATTAAGTCAGAATGGAAGATGTTTTTAGACGAACTATGCTCTCCAACTGCTAACGTATGTACTTATGGTATGTATACAATTTTTGAACCCACGTATGGCTATAAATCAATATCCTTAGAATCAGACACCAAGTTCTCAGAACAAGAAGTTGCAAGTAGTTTATTAGCGCAATGCAAATCAACTGCTCTCGTCAAATTGTCAGCTGCCCTTGAATGTGCAAATCCCGACCTACGACAGTTAATGGTGCAAAGCAGTAACAATTCAGTCCATCAAGCCTATGATATTTGGAGATTTATGAATGTGGTTGGATACTATCAGGTGCCAGTTTTTACAGAAGAAACGACTGAAGCCATCATTCAATCGTTAAAGAACATAGAACCGTAA
- a CDS encoding LysR family transcriptional regulator, which produces MDLKILKTFITAAKNENFHETAEKLYIAQPTVTVHIKQLESLVGIELFERKGRNIFLTTAGKRFLPYAMEIIAKYESGIQDLENWRQGYDRKMTLAVSPLIAASVLPSLLRVFLKEHPTIEIECNVMESVHIAEAVQTGSVDLGLSRMKSNLSSIEIEKLYDDPVILIVPHDGGDLETAPPLDPEEVVFNNIIFSHNHPEYWDDLLFQLRQINQRARSMVVSQVNVTKRFIEEGLGISFLPSSTVKRELLEGRVLQVNMDSLSLPMASTYLLCKRKTEETELFTSYLKRYYP; this is translated from the coding sequence GTGGATTTAAAAATTTTAAAGACATTTATAACCGCAGCCAAAAATGAAAACTTTCATGAAACAGCAGAAAAACTATATATTGCCCAACCAACTGTTACTGTTCATATAAAGCAGCTCGAAAGTCTAGTAGGTATTGAACTATTTGAAAGGAAAGGTCGAAATATATTTTTAACGACAGCAGGTAAACGGTTTTTACCTTATGCTATGGAAATCATCGCTAAATACGAGAGTGGAATTCAAGACTTAGAGAATTGGAGGCAGGGATATGATCGGAAAATGACGTTAGCGGTATCACCATTAATCGCTGCTTCGGTCCTACCGAGTTTACTTCGAGTCTTTTTAAAAGAGCATCCTACCATCGAGATTGAGTGTAATGTGATGGAGTCTGTTCATATTGCTGAAGCAGTTCAAACGGGAAGTGTTGATTTGGGTCTATCTAGAATGAAATCAAATCTCTCATCGATCGAAATTGAAAAACTATATGATGATCCTGTCATTCTAATTGTGCCACATGACGGAGGCGATCTCGAAACTGCACCACCACTAGACCCAGAGGAAGTAGTTTTTAACAATATCATTTTTTCTCACAATCACCCTGAATATTGGGATGATCTACTTTTTCAACTAAGACAAATCAACCAAAGAGCAAGGTCAATGGTTGTTTCACAGGTAAACGTCACAAAGCGGTTTATCGAGGAAGGGCTAGGCATATCCTTCTTACCTTCATCCACAGTGAAAAGAGAGTTATTAGAGGGAAGAGTCCTTCAGGTTAACATGGACTCGCTTTCACTGCCTATGGCTTCTACATATTTATTATGTAAAAGGAAAACAGAAGAGACAGAGCTGTTTACATCTTATTTGAAGCGATATTATCCATAA
- a CDS encoding sulfite exporter TauE/SafE family protein, which translates to MDIVVYLLLGIGIGVLSGFFGIGGGFVLTPVLLLLNVSPVLAIATSLMYTMGTSFSGVIAHFRLQNIQWKPALIIGISGVIATQIAYPFVLFLERFHVAETIIPVGYLLLIIYFAYSLLLKKEKQIVNQISTGKEFNLYKLIFIGFFAGFISTTLGVGGGFIIVPLLISILAYRSRYAVGTSLLSVLMIVTAGFLTYAASTPIDYRISGTLIVGALIGGQIGAIFTSSFSDAKIRKYLGTLYSITGISLLLKLLNLAEIGLLLLLAYALSLVVHFTIQNIKQRQQAKLASK; encoded by the coding sequence GTGGATATCGTTGTGTATCTCCTACTCGGGATAGGAATTGGAGTGTTATCCGGTTTCTTTGGTATTGGTGGGGGATTTGTTCTAACTCCTGTACTTCTACTGTTAAACGTATCACCTGTGCTTGCCATCGCAACTAGCTTGATGTACACAATGGGCACCTCATTTTCAGGTGTTATTGCACATTTTCGTTTACAAAACATTCAATGGAAACCCGCTTTAATCATTGGAATTAGTGGTGTAATCGCAACTCAGATTGCATACCCATTTGTTTTATTTTTGGAAAGGTTTCATGTAGCTGAGACTATCATTCCTGTTGGTTATTTACTTCTAATTATTTACTTTGCCTATTCTCTATTACTAAAAAAAGAAAAACAGATAGTTAATCAGATCTCTACAGGAAAAGAGTTTAACTTATATAAATTAATCTTTATTGGTTTTTTTGCTGGATTTATCTCAACAACATTAGGAGTTGGTGGAGGATTTATCATTGTTCCACTTCTCATTAGCATATTAGCCTATCGGTCACGATACGCCGTCGGCACAAGCCTTCTTAGTGTCCTTATGATCGTAACGGCTGGATTTTTAACTTACGCCGCGTCAACTCCAATTGACTATAGAATTAGTGGGACATTAATAGTTGGAGCGTTAATCGGTGGTCAAATTGGTGCTATCTTTACTTCTTCTTTCAGTGATGCGAAAATCCGCAAATATCTAGGAACATTATATTCAATTACCGGCATAAGTTTACTCCTAAAATTACTAAATTTAGCCGAAATAGGATTACTACTTTTACTTGCCTATGCCCTGTCTTTAGTCGTTCACTTTACGATTCAAAATATTAAACAAAGACAACAAGCGAAATTAGCGTCCAAATAA
- a CDS encoding RluA family pseudouridine synthase → MLKTGKQGDWLTVNVPTGWDGLTIEQLLREKWQTPKALLHQFRMNKSVKLNGEQVPWGSTLHKDDKFQVQLFIEEEFGVEPEYMDIGVLYEDDHLVIVNKPDEIDTHPNEPGQLGTLANGVAYYFQAKGLFTKVRHIHRLDKDTTGAVLFAKHQLAGAMLDRMLEAREIKRTYLALAQGRIKQAKGTIDAPIGKDRHHPTRRRVSPNGQTAISHYKVLDYDSKNNLSLVELELQTGRTHQIRVHMSHIGHPLLGDLLYGGRDEIKRQALHAAKLRLTHPITGEGIEVRAPFVDVPAIFPKDIVDNR, encoded by the coding sequence ATGTTAAAAACAGGAAAACAAGGAGATTGGTTGACTGTCAATGTCCCAACGGGTTGGGATGGTCTTACTATAGAACAACTACTAAGAGAAAAATGGCAAACTCCAAAGGCTTTGCTTCACCAATTTAGAATGAATAAGAGTGTAAAACTTAATGGGGAACAGGTTCCATGGGGTTCAACTTTACATAAAGATGATAAGTTTCAAGTTCAGCTTTTTATAGAAGAAGAGTTTGGCGTCGAGCCTGAATACATGGACATTGGAGTACTTTATGAGGATGACCATTTAGTAATCGTAAACAAACCTGATGAAATCGATACCCACCCTAATGAACCAGGACAGCTAGGTACTCTAGCAAATGGAGTAGCTTATTATTTTCAAGCTAAAGGGCTGTTCACAAAAGTGCGTCACATTCACCGTTTGGATAAGGATACAACCGGTGCAGTTTTGTTCGCAAAACATCAACTGGCTGGAGCCATGCTAGACAGGATGCTAGAAGCAAGGGAAATAAAACGGACTTATCTAGCACTTGCGCAAGGTCGTATTAAACAAGCAAAAGGGACAATTGATGCCCCAATTGGAAAAGACCGTCATCACCCAACAAGGAGAAGGGTATCCCCGAATGGCCAAACGGCTATTTCACACTATAAGGTGCTAGACTATGATTCTAAAAACAATTTGTCGTTAGTCGAACTTGAACTCCAAACAGGACGAACCCATCAAATTCGTGTACATATGAGTCATATTGGTCATCCACTACTTGGAGATCTGTTATATGGTGGTAGGGATGAAATTAAGCGTCAGGCATTGCATGCAGCCAAATTACGACTCACACACCCGATCACAGGCGAAGGAATTGAAGTACGTGCTCCTTTTGTTGATGTACCTGCCATTTTCCCAAAAGATATAGTAGACAATCGATAG
- a CDS encoding YjcZ family sporulation protein, with product MGYTGGYGNNFALIVVLFILLIIIGASYVGGGY from the coding sequence ATGGGTTACACAGGTGGATATGGCAATAACTTTGCGTTAATCGTTGTGCTTTTCATCCTTTTAATCATCATTGGTGCTTCTTATGTTGGAGGCGGATACTAA
- the pepV gene encoding dipeptidase PepV — translation MNWYDEVLKRKEDLLEDLSSLLRIESVKDLSTVEPGRPMGQNIGQALEFMLEKSSSDGLSPTNIEGMIGYAEYKHQDSVSDEYIGILCHLDVVPATGDWVSPPFEPTIRDGKLFARGAIDDKGPTMAAYYGLKIVKDLGLPLKHPVRIIFGTDEESGMTCMKKYVEVEKMPLAGFAPDADFPIIHAEKGQINTRLVIQSDNTSTESHEFEVLSFKSGEKGNMVPDKAIAILANGTENLLKAFSEYCVQNNLEYLISNDNEQLTLTLYGKSAHGMEPNKGVNAGIELAHFLACQSINAQAKMYFDFIDSCFYQDYLGDKLGIAHTDDVTGPLTVNAGVFNYTQELGEVNLNIRCPVTTDYDKTIETLQSRVQEFHFVVENLRKTNPHHVDKNHPMIKTLQEVYQAETGDEPTLLSTGGATYARFMEYGVAFGAVFPGKPMTAHQPDEYIEIDDLLKATAIYARAIYELGNLEK, via the coding sequence ATGAATTGGTATGATGAAGTTTTAAAAAGAAAAGAAGATTTGCTTGAGGATCTAAGTTCTTTGCTAAGAATTGAAAGTGTGAAGGACCTCTCTACAGTTGAGCCAGGAAGGCCAATGGGCCAAAACATTGGCCAAGCACTGGAGTTTATGCTTGAAAAATCAAGTTCGGATGGACTTTCTCCAACAAACATTGAAGGTATGATTGGGTATGCTGAATATAAACATCAAGATTCAGTTTCAGATGAGTATATTGGAATCCTTTGTCATCTAGATGTTGTTCCAGCAACAGGTGACTGGGTCAGCCCACCGTTTGAGCCTACCATTCGTGATGGTAAGTTATTTGCTAGAGGAGCGATAGATGATAAAGGGCCAACAATGGCCGCTTATTATGGACTAAAAATTGTTAAGGATTTAGGTTTACCATTAAAGCATCCAGTTCGAATCATTTTTGGAACGGATGAAGAGAGTGGTATGACGTGCATGAAGAAGTATGTTGAAGTAGAAAAAATGCCGTTGGCAGGTTTTGCTCCAGATGCTGACTTTCCAATCATTCATGCTGAAAAAGGACAAATCAATACACGACTTGTCATACAGTCAGACAATACTTCGACTGAGTCACATGAATTTGAGGTTCTCTCTTTTAAATCAGGTGAAAAAGGAAATATGGTACCTGATAAAGCAATAGCCATCTTGGCAAACGGTACTGAAAATCTTTTAAAAGCATTTAGTGAGTACTGTGTTCAGAACAATCTCGAATACTTGATATCTAACGACAATGAACAACTTACATTAACACTGTATGGAAAATCAGCTCACGGAATGGAGCCTAATAAAGGTGTGAATGCAGGTATTGAGTTGGCTCATTTTTTAGCATGTCAATCAATTAATGCCCAAGCTAAAATGTATTTTGATTTTATTGATTCTTGTTTTTATCAGGACTATCTTGGAGATAAACTAGGTATAGCACATACTGATGATGTAACAGGACCTCTGACTGTAAATGCTGGAGTATTTAACTATACCCAGGAGTTAGGAGAAGTAAATCTTAATATTCGTTGTCCTGTAACGACAGATTATGATAAAACCATAGAGACTTTACAATCAAGAGTACAGGAATTTCATTTTGTAGTTGAGAATTTACGAAAAACAAATCCGCATCATGTAGATAAAAATCATCCTATGATTAAAACTCTTCAAGAGGTTTATCAGGCTGAAACCGGTGATGAACCTACCCTTTTATCAACGGGTGGAGCAACCTATGCCCGGTTTATGGAATATGGTGTTGCCTTTGGTGCGGTTTTCCCTGGTAAGCCTATGACCGCTCACCAGCCTGATGAGTACATTGAAATTGATGACCTGTTGAAGGCTACTGCAATCTATGCCAGAGCAATCTATGAGTTAGGTAATCTGGAAAAATAG